From the Rhizomicrobium palustre genome, the window TCAGCCGCCCCTACGGACCCCGCGCAAGCTGCCAGGGCCAAGATGAAAACGTGCTTCATCGGATTAGTCCTTCGGCTTGCCGCCTATAGCTTTGGCGGCAGAAGTTTTTCGATGGCGTCGAGATAGGCGATGAAAGCGGCACGCCCGGCTTCAGTGAGCGCGATCCGTGTGAGAGGCTTGCGGCCCGCATAGGTTTTCTCGATCGCGACATAGCCCGCCTCTTCGAGCTTACGAAGCTGCACCGAAAGATTGCCGTCGGAGGCCTGAAGCTTGGCTTTGAGGGCGTTGAAATCCGCGACCCCACTGCCGGAGAGATAGGCCATGACGCCGAGCCGCAAGCGGCTATGGATGATGTCGTCGATGGCCGCGATGTCGAAATCCTCACTCATGCGCGTGCTTCATCCGCCACGAGCTTGAGCCCCGGTAAAGTGAGAAGCACAATGAGTGCTCCGCCCATCACCAGCTCCTGCAGCGGGTTTTGCGTGAGATAGGCCAAAGCCAGCGCGAAGAGATAAGAAGCCCCGCCCGCCAGCGCCATCCATCCGCGCCGGGAAAGGGCCGCACTGGCGAACCATGCCGTGCCATAGAAGGCGAAGATCACCGGGATATAAGCGGTCAGCACGATTTGCGTATGGGTAACGCCGGCGACGATAAGGGTCGAGACCCAGGCTACCATCACACCGGCGCCACACGCACCCCACACCGTCCCGAAAGCGGCAGTGGAGGCATTGCCCGCGCCT encodes:
- a CDS encoding winged helix-turn-helix domain-containing protein; this translates as MSEDFDIAAIDDIIHSRLRLGVMAYLSGSGVADFNALKAKLQASDGNLSVQLRKLEEAGYVAIEKTYAGRKPLTRIALTEAGRAAFIAYLDAIEKLLPPKL